A window of Enterobacter ludwigii genomic DNA:
CAGCGGGCCGACAAAGATTAACCCCCACATCATCCCTGCCAGCAGGGCATACAACACACCACTAATCATTTTTCCATCCACAGGTATTTTCTCTGTACTCAGTGTAGGAGGGGAAAAGGGGCGCGTATTGTATGAGATTGCGCTTTAACGTCGGGTGACCTGCTTCTGGTAGCGCACGGGGGTAATGCCGTAGCGGCGGGTAAACGCGCGGGTTAAATGTGACTGATCGGTCAGCCCGGTTGCGGCGGCGACTTCGGCTGCAGGCATACCGTGCGTGAGGAACGCTTTGGCCCGCCACAGGCGGATGGCCATCAACATCTGATGCGGGGTAACGTGAAAATGGGCTTTGAACTGGCGCAGAAAATGGTACGGGCTCAGCGAGACAACGTTGGCCAGTTCATCCAGCGTCAGGGCGTGCATATAGTTATCGTGCAGATATTCGCGTACCCGTTCGAAGCGGTGTGCGCCTTCGCGGATCAGCGGCGCGTGATGGGCGAGCGGCTGGAAAGTGTCAATGAGATCCAACAAAAGCCCTTTTTGAGCCAGCGGGTCGTCCGTATGCCACAGACCATAGATGAGCCTGCCGATTTGCTGTGAGCGTAGCGGGTCATACCGGGTGACATCGCTAAACCACCAGTGACGAAGGCCTGTCACCTCTTCCAGCAGATCGGGGTCGATATAGACCATCCGGTAACGCCAGCCACCTTCGGTGGCGGACTCGCCGGTGTGGATCTCGTCCGGATTCATGGTGACGACGGATTTTTCAGACGCGAGGTGTTGGGTACCGCGATAGCGAAAGCGTTCCGCACCGGTCTCGATGGTGCCGATGCCAAAGGCTTCGTGGGTGTGAGGCTCAAAGGCGTATTCAGAAATATGCGCGTGATAAAGTTCAAGGCCCGGCAGTTCCGCCAGATGGCGAAAGCGCGCACTGTCTCTCTCATCAATAAACTGTTCCGGTACGCCTTGCACGTTGAACCTCCTCATGGGTCATCTCTCCATTATCAAAGATGACCCGAGGGGATGCCACAAAAAATAACCAGTTCGTAACAATTACAGAATTGCGTTGACGCTGTCTGCCAGCGAAGTGGTTGGGCGACCGATCAGTTTGCTCAGGGTATGGCTGTCATCGAACAGGCCGCCTTTGGATGCGCCCACGTCAGAGTCCGCCAGCATATCCGCCAGCCCGGCCGGAAGACCAACCCCCTTCAATGCGGCGGCAAAGTCCGCTTCACTCAGGTTCTGATACGCCACGTTTTTGCCGCTTTGCTTGCTGAGTTCTGCAGCCAGATCGCTCAGTGTCCAGCTATTGTCACCCGCCAGTTCGTAAACTTTGCCTGCATGACCTTCTTCAGCGATGACTTTTGCTGCCGCAGCAGCGTAATCCGCACGTGTGGCTGAGGCAATTTTGCCGTCACCCGCAGCCCCTATAAACACGCCGTGCTCCAGGGCTGGTGGTGCACTCGCCAGATAGTTTTCGGTATACCAGCCGTTGCGCAGCAGGGCATAAGGAATGCCGGAGGCCGCCAGCGCTTTTTCAGTAGCAACGTGTTCAACGTGCAGGCCGAGCGGTGATTTATCTGCATGCAGCAGGCTGGTGTAGGCGATGAATTTCACGCCCGCCGCTTTAGCGGCGTTAATCACATTCTGGTGCTGAGTGGCGCGCTGGCCGACTTCGCTGGAGGAGATCAGCAGGAGTTTATCCACGCCGTTCAGCGCCGTGGTAAACGCTGCCTGGTCAGTATAATCCGCCTGACGCACGACAATACCTTGCTGGCTGAGTGCCCCGGCTTTTGCCGGATTACGCACAATGGCCACAATCTGGTTGGCCGGAACGGATTTTAAAAGTTGTTCGATAACAAGATGGCCAAGCTGGCCGGTAGCACCGGTAATTGCGATCATGATGAATCTCCTTCGTGTTTGTCTCGTGTTGTGGCACACTAACACCTTAACTAACTTTTAGTAAGTACACACAAAAAGGTAAGTATGAAGACAACGATACCGACGCTCAGCGAACAAATGCGCGATGGCAATCTCTTCGCGGAACAGTGCCCCTCCCGGGAGGTACTCAAACATGTCACCAGCCGCTGGGGGGTACTGATTTTGGTCGCCCTGCGCCAGGGTACGCATCGTTTCAGTGACCTGCGCCGGAAAATGGGCGGCGTGAGCGAGAAGATGCTGGCTCAGTCGCTTCAGGCGCTGGAGCAGGACGGGTTCGTTGATCGCGTTTCGTATCCTGTTGTGCCGCCGCACGTAGAGTATAGTCTGACGTCGTTAGGTATTGAGGTAAGTGAGAAAGTCGCCGAGCTGGCGGACTGGATTGAGGTGAATACGCCGAAGGTGATGGCGAATCGGGACGATCGGGCGGCCTGATGCCCTCACCCTCTCCCGGCCGGGAGAGGGAACAAACACTAATAACGGCAACGTGCGTTGCCGGTTTGTTTTTACCTGCTCAAATCCACCTGATAAATCGCGAACCCGATATCGTCCGTCGCTACCTTCTTCATCGGGTACTGCGCCTTATCCTTAATGAACGTTGCCGCCTTATCGGACGGTGATGTTTCAAAGCGGATGTCCAGCTTCGTATCGCTGTGAATCGGGGCCAGGCGCCAGTTGTTATCCACCGCCGGGTGAATTTCGCCTGCTTTTTTCGATTCTGCACTGATCCATGCGGCCAGTACTGAGCGGTTTTCATCCGGTGAGGCAAAGGCGATATGGCTGTCGCCTGTCCCGGCAAACTTACCGCCATAGGCGCGATAGTTATTGGTCACGACCAGGAACGTGGCATTCGGATCAATGGCTTTGCCATTGAAGGTCAGGTTTTTGATGCGCTCCGCCTGCGGGTTAATGGCCTGACATTCGCCGTCATATTTTGCAGGTTGGGTGACATCAATCTGATAATTTACGCCGTCGATCACGTCGAAGTTATAGGTGCGGAATCCGTCCCAGTTAATCAACGATTGCGGTTTACTGCTGTGTGGATCAATCTGGTTGAACTGCCCGGCGGAACACTCCAGCCACTCTTTCACCTCTTTGCCCGTCGCTTTAACCACCACCAGGGTGTTCGGGTAGAGATAGAGGTCGGCGGCGTTACGGAAGGTCAGCTTGCCTTTTTCGACTTCAACATAGCTGGCTGGGTCGTTCTTACGTCCACCCACTTTGAACGGTGCGGCGGCAGACAGCACCGGCAATTTTGCCAGATCCGGATCGCCCTGAACGAAGTGCTCGGCGTAGGCTTTCTGCGCCATGTTGACGACCTGGACGGTCGGATCGTCCTGCACCAGCGCCAGGAAGCTGTACATATTGTCAGCGGATTTACCGATCGGCTTACTGACGAATTCGCGCGTGGCGTCGTGATCGTGCTTCAGCACGTTGACCAGTTTTTTATCTTCAGCGGCCAGCGATTTTTTGGCGGCAGCATCATAAATGGGGCGCGCTTCGGCTTTCGACTGGGTAACCTTCCAGCTGCCGCTGTCATTATTCAGCACCAGATCGACGACGCCGAGGTGGTCACCCCACATCCCGGGCATAACCGACGGTACGCCGTTGAGCGTCCCTTTATCGAGGTCAGCCCCTTTGATGCTGGCGAAATCTTTACCGGGGAAGACCGCGTGAGCGTGGCCGAAGAGGATCGCGTCGACACCCGGCACTTCACTCAGGTAGTAAACCGAGTTCTCCGCCATCGCCTGGTATGGATCGGCTGAAAGACCTGAGTGAGCAACAACGACCACTAAATCGGCCCCTTTCTCGCGCATCTCCGGCACGTAGTGGCGCGCGGTCTCGGTGATGTCATTAACGGTCACTTTACCGCTGAGGTTTGCCTTATCCCACGTCATGATTTGCGGCGGTACAAAGCCGATATAGCCGATTTTCAGCGTCTGTTTTTTACCGTCCTTGTCGACAACCTCGGTCTCTTTAATCAGGTAAGGGGTAAACAGTGGCTTTTGGGTCTTAACGTCGATGATATTGGCATTAACATACGGGAATTTGGCCCCTGCCAGTGCATCATGCAGGTATTTCAACCCGTAGTTAAATTCGTGGTTTCCCAGGTTGCCGACGGTATAGTCCAGCGTGTTCATCGCTTTATAAACAGGATGGATCTCGCCTTTTTTCAGTCCCTTTGCCGCCATGTAATCGCCAAGCGGACTCCCCTGAATGAGATCGCCATTGTCGACCAGTACGCTGTTTTTTACTTCTTCGCGGGCGGCGTTAATCAAACTGGCCGTGCGTACCAGTCCGAATTTTTCCGTAGGGGTATCTTTGTAGTAATCGAAGTCCATCATGTTGCTGTGCAGATCTGTCGTTTCCAGAATACGCAGATCGACTGTCGCTGCCTGCACGCTTGCTGCAATCAGCGTCGCCAGGAGCGTTGCGCTAAACTTAATCATCAGAGGAGTCCTTTTTTCGATCCAGGCCACAAAAGAGTATGTATCTATAGCTTGTTGCTTACAGAAATGTGAATCCTGACAGAAAAATGTGTGCTGAAACCGGAATTACTTCACAGATAGCGGAATTGTTCACATTACGATATAACTAAAACAAAGAGTTAACCTCACTGCGTTAACAAAGAGGTGGAGAATGTTAGATAAAATTTGTCAGCTCGTACGGGATGCGGGGGACGCCATCATGCAGGTGTATGACGGTGTAAAACCCATGGAGGTCGTCAGTAAAGCAGACGACTCTCCGGTCACGGCAGCAGATATCGCGGCGCATAAGGTGATCCTGCAAGGGTTGCAGGCCTTAACGCCGGAGATCCCTGTATTGTCAGAAGAGGCACCACAGAGCTGGGATGAACGTCAACACTGGCAACGTTACTGGCTTGTCGATCCGCTGGACGGAACTAAAGAGTTCATCAAGCGTAACGGTGAATTCACCGTCAATATCGCCCTGATTGAGAAGGGCAAAGCGGTGCTGGGTGTGGTCTATGCGCCGGTAATGAAAGTGATGTACAGCGCCGCAGAAGGGAAGGCCTGGAAGGAGGAGTGCGGTGTGCGTAAGCAGATTCAGGTTCGCGATGCGCGCCCGCCGCTGGTGGTGATTAGTCGCTCTCACAGCGACAGCGAATTGCAGGAGTATCTGCAACAGTTGGGTGAACACCAGACCACCTCAATTGGCTCATCGCTGAAATTCTGCCTGGTAGCGGAAGGTCATGCGCAACTGTACCCTCGCTTTGGGCCAACCAACGTTTGGGATACTGCCGCCGGACATGCCGTTGCTGCGGCAGCCGGGGCGCATGTTCATGACTGGCAGGGAAAGACGCTGGACTACACCCCACGCGAATCCTTCCTCAACCCCGGCTTCCGCGTCACGATTTATTGAGCCAGTAGCTTGTGCAGCAGGGCAACCACCTGCTGCACCTCTTCCTGGGTTAACGCCCCGTCTTTCACCCACTGTACCCGGCCGTCTTTATCCAGCACGATAATGGCGGAGCTCTCTTCTTCCAGCTGCCAGGCCTGACGCGTCACGCCGTTACTGTCGACGATAAACTGCGACCACGGGTAGAGCTTTTTATTGCTCTCAAGGCTTGAACGCACAAACATACCGGAGCCAGGAATGGCGTCATCGGTATTCACAATCGTGGTGGTCTGATAGCGGTCATGGGGGAATTTTGCCGCCTTGATCGCTTCCA
This region includes:
- a CDS encoding helix-turn-helix transcriptional regulator; amino-acid sequence: MKTTIPTLSEQMRDGNLFAEQCPSREVLKHVTSRWGVLILVALRQGTHRFSDLRRKMGGVSEKMLAQSLQALEQDGFVDRVSYPVVPPHVEYSLTSLGIEVSEKVAELADWIEVNTPKVMANRDDRAA
- the cysQ gene encoding 3'(2'),5'-bisphosphate nucleotidase CysQ, whose product is MLDKICQLVRDAGDAIMQVYDGVKPMEVVSKADDSPVTAADIAAHKVILQGLQALTPEIPVLSEEAPQSWDERQHWQRYWLVDPLDGTKEFIKRNGEFTVNIALIEKGKAVLGVVYAPVMKVMYSAAEGKAWKEECGVRKQIQVRDARPPLVVISRSHSDSELQEYLQQLGEHQTTSIGSSLKFCLVAEGHAQLYPRFGPTNVWDTAAGHAVAAAAGAHVHDWQGKTLDYTPRESFLNPGFRVTIY
- a CDS encoding SDR family oxidoreductase → MIAITGATGQLGHLVIEQLLKSVPANQIVAIVRNPAKAGALSQQGIVVRQADYTDQAAFTTALNGVDKLLLISSSEVGQRATQHQNVINAAKAAGVKFIAYTSLLHADKSPLGLHVEHVATEKALAASGIPYALLRNGWYTENYLASAPPALEHGVFIGAAGDGKIASATRADYAAAAAKVIAEEGHAGKVYELAGDNSWTLSDLAAELSKQSGKNVAYQNLSEADFAAALKGVGLPAGLADMLADSDVGASKGGLFDDSHTLSKLIGRPTTSLADSVNAIL
- a CDS encoding bifunctional 2',3'-cyclic-nucleotide 2'-phosphodiesterase/3'-nucleotidase; the encoded protein is MIKFSATLLATLIAASVQAATVDLRILETTDLHSNMMDFDYYKDTPTEKFGLVRTASLINAAREEVKNSVLVDNGDLIQGSPLGDYMAAKGLKKGEIHPVYKAMNTLDYTVGNLGNHEFNYGLKYLHDALAGAKFPYVNANIIDVKTQKPLFTPYLIKETEVVDKDGKKQTLKIGYIGFVPPQIMTWDKANLSGKVTVNDITETARHYVPEMREKGADLVVVVAHSGLSADPYQAMAENSVYYLSEVPGVDAILFGHAHAVFPGKDFASIKGADLDKGTLNGVPSVMPGMWGDHLGVVDLVLNNDSGSWKVTQSKAEARPIYDAAAKKSLAAEDKKLVNVLKHDHDATREFVSKPIGKSADNMYSFLALVQDDPTVQVVNMAQKAYAEHFVQGDPDLAKLPVLSAAAPFKVGGRKNDPASYVEVEKGKLTFRNAADLYLYPNTLVVVKATGKEVKEWLECSAGQFNQIDPHSSKPQSLINWDGFRTYNFDVIDGVNYQIDVTQPAKYDGECQAINPQAERIKNLTFNGKAIDPNATFLVVTNNYRAYGGKFAGTGDSHIAFASPDENRSVLAAWISAESKKAGEIHPAVDNNWRLAPIHSDTKLDIRFETSPSDKAATFIKDKAQYPMKKVATDDIGFAIYQVDLSR
- a CDS encoding YtfJ family protein, with product MTLRNILAAACLLLPLWACAHNIEKGQRVPPVGIADRGELILDNDKFSYKPWNSAQLAGKVRVVQHIAGRTSAKEKNANLVEAIKAAKFPHDRYQTTTIVNTDDAIPGSGMFVRSSLESNKKLYPWSQFIVDSNGVTRQAWQLEEESSAIIVLDKDGRVQWVKDGALTQEEVQQVVALLHKLLAQ
- a CDS encoding AraC family transcriptional regulator, coding for MQGVPEQFIDERDSARFRHLAELPGLELYHAHISEYAFEPHTHEAFGIGTIETGAERFRYRGTQHLASEKSVVTMNPDEIHTGESATEGGWRYRMVYIDPDLLEEVTGLRHWWFSDVTRYDPLRSQQIGRLIYGLWHTDDPLAQKGLLLDLIDTFQPLAHHAPLIREGAHRFERVREYLHDNYMHALTLDELANVVSLSPYHFLRQFKAHFHVTPHQMLMAIRLWRAKAFLTHGMPAAEVAAATGLTDQSHLTRAFTRRYGITPVRYQKQVTRR